In Juglans regia cultivar Chandler chromosome 13, Walnut 2.0, whole genome shotgun sequence, the following proteins share a genomic window:
- the LOC108994072 gene encoding pentatricopeptide repeat-containing protein At3g49240, mitochondrial, which produces MALSKPIFLTHLKTLAAKPNHPSPSAAASFISFRRSLSFSSPEEAAAERRRRKRRLRIEPPLSSLNRAHSQAQQSTKPQQSQIPQNPNSPKLPETVSALSGNRLNLHNRILSLIRENDLDEASLYTRHSVYSNCRPTIFTVNSVLNALLRQSKYSDLLSLHRFITQAGIAPNVITYNLIFQTYLDCRKPDTALEHYRQFINDAPINPSPTTYRILIKGLVDNGRLPKAMELKEEIGVKGFAPDPIVYHYLMTGCVRSGDSDGVFRLFEELKEKVGGFVEDGVVYGGLMKGYFMRGMEKEAMECYEEALGEGSKVKMSAIANNSVLDALSKNGKFDEALKLFDRMIGEHNPPRRLAVNLGSFNVMVDGYCAEGRFKDAIDVFRKMGEYRCSPDTLSFNNLIEQLCNNGMLGEAEEIYREMGEKGVNPDEFTYALLMDTCFKEDRADDAAGYFRKMVETGLRPNLAVYNKLVDALIKVGKIDEAKSFFDLMVKKLKMDVASYEFIMKALSEAGKLDEVLNVVDTMLDDDGVECNEELQEFVKAELRKEGREDDLGKLIEEKERQKAEAKAKEIEAAEAAKRSARAAVSSLLPSKLFGNKDSETESAEANGNVVEAASVNEAAQGGQEEIFGGTPSVDADGKSAVEAVTEGVGSAGIETNK; this is translated from the coding sequence ATGGCGCTCTCCAAACCCATCTTCCTCACCCATCTCAAAACCTTAGCAGCCAAACCCAATCACCCTTCACCCTCCGCCGCCGCCTCCTTCATCTCCTTCCGCCGCTCCCTGTCCTTCTCCTCCCCTGAAGAGGCTGCCGCAGAACGCCGCCGCCGCAAGCGTCGTCTCCGCATCGAACCCCCTCTCTCCTCCCTCAACCGCGCCCATTCCCAAGCTCAGCAATCCACTAAACCCCAACAATCCCAAATCCCACAAAACCCAAACTCCCCCAAGCTTCCTGAGACCGTGTCTGCGCTCTCCGGCAACCGCCTCAACCTGCACAACCGCATTCTCTCCCTCATCCGGGAGAACGACCTCGACGAGGCCTCTCTCTACACCCGCCACTCCGTCTACTCTAACTGCCGCCCCACCATCTTCACCGTCAATTCCGTGCTAAACGCCCTCTTACGCCAGTCCAAGTATTCCGATCTCCTCTCCCTCCACCGTTTCATCACCCAGGCCGGTATTGCCCCCAACGTCATCACCTACAACCTCATCTTCCAGACTTACCTCGATTGCCGCAAGCCCGACACCGCCTTGGAACACTACCGCCAGTTCATCAACGACGCCCCAATCAATCCCTCTCCCACCACCTACCGCATTCTCATCAAAGGGTTGGTCGATAATGGGAGGCTCCCCAAGGCCATGGAGTTGAAAGAGGAAATTGGGGTCAAAGGATTCGCGCCCGATCCCATTGTGTACCACTATTTGATGACTGGGTGTGTGAGGAGTGGGGATTCAGATGGCGTCTTTAGGCTTTTTGAGGAACTGAAGGAGAAGGTGGGAGGGTTTGTGGAGGATGGGGTGGTATATGGGGGCTTGATGAAGGGGTATTTCATGAGGGGGATGGAGAAGGAGGCCATGGAGTGTTATGAGGAGGCGCTCGGGGAGGGCTCGAAGGTGAAGATGAGCGCGATTGCGAATAACTCTGTGTTGGATGCGTTGAGCAAGAATGGGAAGTTTGACGAGGCCTTAAAGTTGTTCGATAGGATGATTGGCGAGCACAACCCGCCAAGACGTTTGGCAGTGAATTTGGGGAGTTTTAATGTGATGGTGGATGGCTATTGTGCCGAAGGGAGGTTTAAGGACGCCATTGATGTTTTCAGGAAGATGGGGGAGTATAGGTGTAGTCCGGATACTTTGTCATTCAATAATTTGATCGAGCAATTGTGCAATAATGGAATGTTGGGTGAAGCCGAGGAGATATATAGGGAGATGGGTGAGAAGGGGGTGAATCCGGATGAGTTTACATATGCGTTATTGATGGATACTTGTTTCAAGGAAGACAGAGCGGATGATGCAGCTGGATACTTTAGAAAGATGGTTGAGACAGGTTTGAGGCCGAACTTGGCGGTTTATAATAAGTTGGTTGATGCATTGATTAAGGTTGGGAAGATAGACGAGGCAAAGTCATTTTTTGATCTGATGGTGAAGAAACTCAAGATGGATGTGGCAAGCTATGAGTTTATAATGAAGGCATTGAGCGAGGCTGGGAAATTGGATGAAGTGCTTAATGTGGTTGATACAATGTTGGATGACGATGGGGTTGAGTGTAATGAGGAGTTGCAGGAATTCGTGAAAGCGGAGTTGAGGAAGGAAGGGAGGGAGGATGATTTGGGGAAGCTTATTGAGGAAAAGGAAAGGCAGAAGGCTGAGGCTAAGGCCAAGGAGATTGAAGCCGCAGAAGCAGCCAAGAGAAGTGCAAGAGCTGCCGTATCTTCTTTACTTCCATCTAAGTTGTTCGGGAATAAGGATAGTGAGACAGAGTCTGCTGAGGCCAATGGAAATGTTGTTGAGGCTGCTTCTGTAAATGAAGCAGCGCAAGGTGGCCAAGAAGAGATTTTTGGTGGAACTCCTTCTGTAGATGCTGATGGAAAATCAGCAGTGGAAGCAGTTACTGAAGGTGTGGGttcagctggtatagaaacaaATAAGTGA